In one Synechococcales cyanobacterium T60_A2020_003 genomic region, the following are encoded:
- a CDS encoding zinc ribbon domain-containing protein, translating into MAYQIEVQPGQQLFIENIGSQTVITLTSSGLGQQQQSSQSVHTGTWTAPPTAYRTAGGMIIHVRTTEGDRTLAIQQNQIQMTSGTQMISGHPVLMQESAPPSTSSIPPMKPMKPMKPMGTLKMGNMQMSMNPMEMQMGDMKLSMNTPETEESTPNSSRRFCTQCGTQAKPSDRFCAHCGHQL; encoded by the coding sequence ATGGCCTACCAAATCGAAGTTCAACCTGGACAACAACTCTTTATTGAAAACATCGGATCACAAACTGTCATCACGCTTACGAGTAGTGGTCTTGGACAGCAGCAGCAGTCTAGCCAGAGCGTTCATACAGGAACATGGACAGCACCCCCCACGGCCTACCGCACGGCTGGCGGGATGATCATTCATGTGCGGACGACGGAGGGCGATCGCACACTAGCGATTCAACAGAACCAAATTCAGATGACGAGCGGAACCCAGATGATCTCAGGACATCCGGTTTTGATGCAGGAATCGGCTCCACCGTCTACCTCCTCAATACCCCCGATGAAACCGATGAAACCGATGAAACCGATGGGAACGTTAAAGATGGGAAACATGCAAATGAGCATGAATCCGATGGAAATGCAGATGGGCGATATGAAACTCTCGATGAATACACCTGAAACAGAGGAGTCTACTCCTAACTCTTCCCGTCGGTTTTGTACACAATGCGGAACACAGGCCAAGCCGAGCGATCGCTTTTGTGCCCATTGTGGACATCAGTTGTAA